The window AAAGGAATTATTTTTGCGATTCCCTTTTCCTAAGGCACACTCGTGCCCGCCTGATCAGTCAGATTATCTGAAATTGACTCTTAAATCCAAATTCAGTACCATAGTAGCTTGTCTGACATATACGCCGACTCATGGCGCGATGTCTTTTGGAATCCTTTTTCCGTACTGAAACCCTAACCACCACCATGGAGAATCATTGTAATGTCCAAAGTTGAAAAACACACGGGGAAAACAAAACAGGAACACCCTATAGATCGCCGGTCATTTATCCGAACAGCCGGTGCCGGTGCCTTAGTCGGTTTTGCCGCCAAAAACGCCCATGCATCAGTCTATAAATCTATTCTTCCCGCCTCAATACTGGGCGCCAATGAAAAGATTCTGACCGGTCATATTGGTACCGGCGGTATGGGCCGCGCCAATTTGGGCTTTGTTCTTCAACGTGACGATATTCAGCCCATTGCGCTGTGCGACCTTTTCGGCCGAAATCTGGAACGGGGCGCTCAGATGGTATCCCAAAAATTTCCCGAATTTTCACGGCACAAAGATTTTCGTGAGCTCCTGGAAAATAAAGACATTGACGCAGTAGTCATCGCCACCTCCGACCATTGGCACTGCCTGTGCACCTTGCATGCTGCCGATGCAGGCAAAGATATTTATTGCGAGAAGCCGCTGTCGACCAGCATCGCCGAAGGACCTGCTATGGTTGATGCAGTGAAACGGAACAAAGTCGTTTTCCAAGGCGGCAATATGCAGCGCAGCGGCGCCCATTTCCAAGAAGCTGTACAGTTGGTCTGGGACAAGTACATCGGCGATGTGGCGCGAGTCGAGACATGGTCCCATGACAGCACCAACCTTGACGGCATCGGTATGGGCGAGGATGATCTTGCCAAATATGAAGCGCCTGATTACGGCATTGATTGGGACTTTCACCAAGGCTGGGTTGAACACCGCCCCTTTAATACGAACCGCTGGATCTATAATTTCCGTTGGTTCCTCGAATATTCAGGCGGTAAAATTACCGACTGGGGCGCGCACTTGGTCGACATCGCCCTATGGGGTATGGGTGAAGAAAAGCAGCCGAAGCGAATTTCCGCGCAAGGCGGCAAATATCTCATTAAAGATAATCGCACCACTCCCGACACCCTCGAAGTAGCCTGGGAATTTGAAGACTATCTGCTCACCTTCAGTAATCGAGTTTGGAATCCGCAGCTTCTTGAAGGCACACAAAGCGATCACGGTATTGTATTTTACGGAACCAAAGGTCTGCTTCGTGTGGATCGCGGCGGCTATGAAGTCATTCCCTTCCCCAACAACGGCGGATGTGAAGCGAAGAAAGCCTCGGGCGGTCAACTCAATGAGCCGCACTGGCAGAACTTCGTCGATTGCATCAAATCCCGTGAAATGCCCATATCCAACATTGATGTACTCCACAATACGACACGTCTATGCCATATGGGTACTTGTGCTTATGTAGCAGGCGCACGCTTCGCTTCGGGCGCTTCCTTTAAAGATGGCGAACTTCCTGATGAAGCCCCCATTTCCGGCGGCGCCATGCTCGAATGGGACGATGCCTCTCAGAAGTTTGTGGGCGGCGATGGAGACGCGACCAAAATCGCCAATGAGTGGGCCTACCGCGAATACAAAAACGGTTGGAGTCTCAAAGCCCCGTACCGCACATGATCCCCTAATTTCAGACCCTTTATTCACTGCCGCAAATCGTCGTATTTGCGGTAGTTTTTTTATCGATCACCACAGGAAAGAAACTTGTGAAGCCGGCGCGGCTGAAACGAGGTATCCGGCTCTGCGCAACATTTTACGACGGAGCAGTACCTTCTTTTATTTAACACTTAGATCTGCGGAATGCTCAAGGGCGCACTGGCGGAACCATCAAGGGGCATATCCATATTAATATCGACCATGTCATCGCTTTGGATGCGCACCCATGATTTATCAGGATCGAAATTTGGATTGCGCCACAATAATTCGCCGGTAATGTCCCGGGCATAAATGGGGCTGGTAATTGCCATCACTTCAAGAGGACCGAATCCTTTTGATTTGGGGTCGGCCGGTTTAATGACGCGCACCCGAAAAGCGGCTTCGGTCGTTGGGATTCTTTTGAAGCGGATGCCCGTATCATTTGAGTTGATAGGGATCGTGCGTATAGGCCGGCCGTTCTCGATGACCTGCAATTTCATGCCCAAAGCATCTTTGACAGAAACCTCGAAGCTCACCTCCACATCAAGGGGGATGATGCCGCCAATACCCACATCGGTTTTACCATCGCTCAACACGTCGGCTCCAAAATAGATTTTAGGGCCATGAGGACCGCTGGACACATAGGTGCGTCCCAGACGAAGCCCTTCCAACAAGGCGGGCACCGACAACTCCCGTGCGTGAATATAGGTCAAGGGCTGGCCCAAAGGAATTTTGGGGTTGCCGCTGCCGCTCCCGCCTGTAATACCTGCCATCAACCCGCGCACTTGCTCATAGTCGTAAAAGAGATTTGCTTGACCATTCGCCGATAAGTCACCATAGTTGACCGCAGCGGCGGCGGCAGCGATGGAGTGTATCAGTTCACCATTGATCCGTTCTTTAGCGTCGTTCCCAAGATGATGCAAGGACATGGGCGGCACTTCGCGCCAG of the Candidatus Hydrogenedentota bacterium genome contains:
- a CDS encoding Gfo/Idh/MocA family oxidoreductase, which encodes MSKVEKHTGKTKQEHPIDRRSFIRTAGAGALVGFAAKNAHASVYKSILPASILGANEKILTGHIGTGGMGRANLGFVLQRDDIQPIALCDLFGRNLERGAQMVSQKFPEFSRHKDFRELLENKDIDAVVIATSDHWHCLCTLHAADAGKDIYCEKPLSTSIAEGPAMVDAVKRNKVVFQGGNMQRSGAHFQEAVQLVWDKYIGDVARVETWSHDSTNLDGIGMGEDDLAKYEAPDYGIDWDFHQGWVEHRPFNTNRWIYNFRWFLEYSGGKITDWGAHLVDIALWGMGEEKQPKRISAQGGKYLIKDNRTTPDTLEVAWEFEDYLLTFSNRVWNPQLLEGTQSDHGIVFYGTKGLLRVDRGGYEVIPFPNNGGCEAKKASGGQLNEPHWQNFVDCIKSREMPISNIDVLHNTTRLCHMGTCAYVAGARFASGASFKDGELPDEAPISGGAMLEWDDASQKFVGGDGDATKIANEWAYREYKNGWSLKAPYRT